aaatctaaataataacgaagacactatatatatatacaataataatacaaatttCGACCGTAaagatcgaaaaaataattatgaaaaacatcaaaatattgtttgtttaaaactaataaattacgtcctttagtttttttttaaattaaaattatatacacttatttttatttaaatctttcgGTGTAATggttcataaataattaaaatttttatttatttttttttgttccataaaaataattatttcatttaaataaattttatttttacaaatttaattatcgaacGGTAACACCGTTAATAGTGATACCATTTCTAGGAGGTGGTTCTACTTCGTAATGGCCAGATCTATTGTAAGTTCGCCTCCCATTTTGTCCACTGTatctagaaaaatatttaattatttatcatttatcaaatatgatcaataattaattagaaattaataatcttttgCTTTTTATGTTCAAACTTACCCATACGTGCTTCCGGTCCCGCTGTACGGACTATCATAAAGGCCGTCCTCTGGGACATTTTCATACATCCGACCATTCGTGTTATCATTCAAACTAGAATAAGACATAACAGCAGCATTTTGATCCTCTTTCCTTTCTGCTGCTTGAacattttcagtattttttactGGTGTTGCTTTACgtctgtaaaaattattaaaattctttggtaaaaaaaaaatttataaataaaaatatactagatagttctgtaaaaattaaacttacaGTCTTAGGTAAACTAATCcaagaattaataaaataaaaataataactccAGCTCCGATTCCAACGCTTGTACCAACACCTTGAGCTTCTGCTATTTCATTTGAAATcactgtaataaaaatatattaatagttaaataaatgaaattgtaaatttaGTTTCTTCAAcccaggtaaaaaaaaataattggaattCGACGTTTCTGACTTATATTTGTCAGCTGAGACGAAATCAAGtaaaatttgagttttttgacttaaatggATAGTAAGATAGTCAAGTTTGTCAACAGCAagtcaaaattaattgaaaaaaacatttgattttgaatttcttttgGTTAACTTGACTTACTTCGTATccatttaagtcaaaaaactcaaatttacggtttttcatcatttgaaaatcgagtttttattAGATCTCGACGTTTTAACCCTTCAGCACTCACGCTATGAGTTTTTTTCTCTCACTtgacttgaaatatttttttctaagtaatttcaaatggaatgacctagtgaaattttttctttcttttgaaatttaaaaattatttcgaacagaataaatattttttaaagatttattttaaaaatccatgAGACTTTTTCTCATCACGCGAGTAAAGTAAggcgtaaaaattaatacggtTCGGCTCCGTTCGGACAGTTCCATTACATCATtacttagaaaattaaaaaataaaaaacaagtatattatagaaaatttaaaaataaaaacaagcgaaatattcaaataaattatcattaagtCATTATTGGGAAAGTGcgtaatatttttgttttatttaacttaaaatttactgattaaATTTACGAGTCAATCGGCCAAATAGTTTCCAAGTTATAcgaagaattaaatttaaaaaccaaaatattaaattgttgacaaaaaaaatatttttctcccCTCCGGGcgaaaagcgtcaacttttctCCCGCTGTGCGAAACGAAGTttccgctttccgcctccgtcgaggagaaaaatagtatttacaCCTTGGGCAGtcaataagaaagcctcagatcacatgtttgttgacctcggcttcgcctcggccaacaattacatgagatctgaggctttcttatttactgccCAAGGTGTAAATATACTATAGGTgtccattatttttgaatttcattccTTCCCGCCAAAAAATATGTTCatacaacaacaaaaaatttctgccAACTTTGAGTCTATTCTGATAACGTTAACCCACCCcccaaaatgattaaaaatttgaataattactttCACATCTCGGTTCTTCGCCGCTCCACAATCCAGTGTCCAAACACTTCCTGAGGAATGGCCCCACCCTTTCAAATAGTGGCAAGCAATGATACTCAGCAGCTCCACCATACAAAGTTGAGCTGTTCACAATGATAACTCTACCATTTTCAATTGCTCTCGGCTGCTTGCAATCCATTGCTATAAaccacataaaataattatatttttattcaactataagcattaataagaaaaaaaaacaattcttaCGATAACAAGCAGGAATAAATCCACTCCAAGAGCTATTTTGTAAACAAACTCTTGTGTCATTGCCTTCCATATAATAACCCCGTGGGCAGCTGTAATGTGCTACGCCACCGATACTGTGAGTTGATACTTGAATTGAAAGCGGGGAAACTTGTTCCGGGTCTTGGCATAATATTTCTTGACAAACTGGCGTTTCTGCACTCCAAGTACCATTTTCGAGACACTGTCTTCGAGCAAATCCATCGAGTTCGTAATTCGGATTACAAGCATAAAGTGCTGCTGCACCATAGTAAGTTGCATTTGAGGTCAAAGTGTAATCACCGTGAAGAATATTATCGGGTTTACCGCAATCCACGACTAAAAATGAAAGTTTattatgcatttttttaattcacatttttacttttacttcGATTTCCTAATTACATGTTacatgtttttataaaaattaatgaggtTGCAGGATAAATTGATTGCAccgaaatttttaactgaCAAGGGGAAtggctcgaaaaaaattattttgagaaCATTGAGAACGGATGAGTTGTATACAATATTCCCGTAAGTTTGCGGAACATTTTACTAGTTGGGCATCTTAAGATCCGAAGCTTCTGATGTCAGACGCTACCCCGAGCCTGTGAAGGTTCACCCCCATAAAAGAAAGGGTCGAGAAAGACATTGAGATGAATGGAGAGAAGGCAACTGACGAGACCTGTCGAGGTCTCACCCTCGCCATTCTCACCCGTTTCCCTTTGTTgtgttaatcatttttatctaTCCGTTATACGATCAGTTGTCAGGTTTATTGATCTattttaactgaaaattttctaatggTCATTTTACTCCACTAAAATACAAAGATGcttcaaaaaagaaaaaaaaaaaaattaatattttaaaacaatgaaatAGATTATTTACTATTGCTAAGAATGCTATGATGGAAGGGAATAATCATAAAATTCATTGCTATTTCTATGATTATTTTCTGACGTTTAAATTGTTTTCCGATAtcgaaattttggaaaatgcTACTAAGTAGCAAGTAGCAaatagcaaataaaaaatagtaaatagcaaatattaaattcaaactctgccgtccttcttacggcattaaataaattaatattttaaaacaatgaaatAGAATTCAATCGAAAATAATCGAATTATTTAccccagtaaaaaaaatttcaagccaaaatgataataaaattttttctcggcgAAAAAGTGGCCGAGAAATGGCCGCGAGTTAGGCCGTTTTCCGATAAAATTCTACGGCTTCAGCGAGATATCCGTTAATTTTAGgccgttaaaaattaaaaaaaaaattaccaaaaattttCGAGTCACCGCTTCGTCCTTCAGTCTCctattttatctaaatattaataaaaattacagatttaaACTTACAAATACACTGTGGTACTTCACCACTCCATTTTCCATTATCTTCACACGTCGATAATGGCTCGCCAACAACTTTGTAGCCCCTTTCACATCTGTATTTAGCCAAAGCACCTATTTTATACGATGTTGCTCCagtatttgaattttctactgTCCCAGTACGTACTAATGTTCTTCCATACATTCTGTCATTACCAGTAACAGATAATATTCCATGCTCAGCAAGTATTGGTTCAGGACAACGTATTTCTAcccaaattatataaatatatatattatttacatacatttattatgTAAGTTTTGACAATATGTAGCTttctttttgttatttttttaccttcaCATTTGGGTGTAGCATCACTCCACTGTCCATTGTCAAGACAATAACGCCTGGATACTCCATTTAATCGATAATTTTTAGTACAACTATACGTTATTTCACTTCCTAAATGTGTTGTATCGTTAACATACTCCACTGTTCCACTTAACATCGGCAAAACTTTTCCACAATCGatgtctaataaatattacagaaaaaaaaatataaaatatgatgaataaatttaaaaaaaatgagactAATTAAcactgaaaatttatagataattacatTCACATGTAGGTACACGGCCTGACCATTCGCCGTTCTTTTGACAAATATGTCTGGCTTCGCCGTTAAGAAGATGACCGGCTTCGCAATGATATTCTATTGAGCTGTGGATATTTAGATCGTATCCTACGACGTAACTTCCATTTGGTACTTCGGGTTCTTCACATGTGATTACttgaataacaaaaaaaaaaaatttagtcagTCTGGTACATAAAATGATGATATTGTATTGGTTATTACGGTGCTGtatataaagtttatttatattttaattaaaaaactgaaactgtattttatatttttatatttaggaTATTTTCAGACAGTATCCCCCCCCCCCacactttttattaatttatttcaaaaaaagttaaagcatcaattgaaaaaagacAATTTCGCAAAgacagattaaaaaaaaaaattgctcacAGTTTTTATCAAtcaggagttaaacgaaatttgttaaataaattttagctcaaaaaatttgacattgaaaattataatgttgacatgaagattttaatgaaatttattttccaaatttcgtttaactcctaactgatatcaactgtaaataattttttttttttaaatcggtaGCACGACTTGTAGTTCGCGGATAAAagatccccgacaaaatatccgcgatAAAATATCCGAATACAAAttatccgatagacaaaatacccccggactaaatattcaagagacaaaaattcgtgacaaaatatcctgtcgataaatcttattcagaaaaatatattttaagtgaaaaaataattaatggtttTCGATAAACGAGTACCGTATCATTCCAAGCATATGTGTTGacttatttacaaaataatacccACCCAAAATCTGTGAAGAAAGGGCACAGTACGATTTCAAGCGTATGTggatctatttttaatatcatacactcaaattttatgtgcaaatatattaaacatttatgATAAAGGGGTACCGTActatttatatgaaaagtatttatattatattaagatattttgtcggggatattttatctatcgagtgTTTAGTCcgaggatattttgtctatcggataaaATGTACTCGGATATTTTatcgcggatattttgtctaatcTATGTctctaacaaaattttaatacggtcattacaattgaaagtcattgaatatttttaaaaagtgggggagGGAGTCTGGGAATGGCCTtaagaactaaaattttgacacaggaattttttcttttttcaactGAAACGACACCTCAATGAACATATATTCAAATAGTAGACTTACATTCGCACGAAGGAGTTTGATGGCTCCATTTTCCATCTCTAGTGCATTCATGCCGAGGTTTACCAACAAGCCAATAATCATCTTGGCAAGTGTACATCGCAATACTACCCACAGTTGTCGTTTTATTCAAAAGATTAACTTCTCCATATTCAATTTGCGCTGGTGCACCACAATCGACAAATTTACATTGTGGAGCTTTGCCAGACCATCCTCCACCGACATTACATGTAAGAACCTAAAAacatcatttaaatatttcattacttttttaactatcatccacataaaatattagtagaatgtttttttttatttttccttgtGACACTGACTGTAATTCAAAGTTACACAGTAccggtaaatttaaaacgtGGGATAAATGTAAAATGTActtatatattgtaacatgaggaaaattcgacatcgacccgtggtttaaaaattatttgaaataataaataattacccggTGAGCAACTTTTGGTGACATCTATGACGAAAAATTCCGACTTTGACCGAGCAAACGATCCAACGCATGGATTGAaacgagagatccgggatagacgccgaactgaacggccacgttatttttttatttgaacaattcgacccGACCAAATGAACAATATTCGATTCCGACGTTTGAACGATTTGATTAACGACATTTAAGATCAATTCGAGTTTGATCCGAATAATGAATCGCGAAAAAATAACTTCGACCGACAATAACCGACTCCtgtgaacaagtgaacaagccgaagcatcGGCGTGAATCGGAACAAAGTGTACGACTGAATTGTTTTGTTAATAAACGAGTGAAGTGccataatgattaattaatgaaataattaatttcgcgTAATAACGGTGTGATAGTGAAATTGAacgcgttaccgaaataaaatattattttatattttattttatttcatcgagcaattctgagaattacggattatccgtgtctcattcgtACCGCAGTCGAGTCTTACGTTtacaatactctgacgtcattcgtcaagtattttgtgtgaaaaataaaataagtttattttatttcgaaaatcGACTGTGTTTCTCCGAGCAATGAACTAATTGTGTTTTCGACCaactacgatttttttttgataatattgtttatatcgaatcaagccgacaacggcagttagatttttttgtaaccgatAACTTTATTTGTGAAACCGATCAacgattttgtttaattaaatacgactgattatttgtttaattctgatcaattatttatcgtaatcttaagtgcctgacctttccccgatccgccaccctgagtcgacatttttttgataattgtttatttggtgattgttacatcacctggcgcccaacttaattaattttgaacaaggttgccaaaaatcgtaagtgtattcggacttcactccggtagatccccggtggtgaaaaacccgttacatATTTTGGCGCCCAACGTGGGGCACAAAAGGTCAGAAGGCACGGATCTACGTAAGATTACGATCGACAATTTTGAACGAACCGTTTACGACTCGACCCGTTAAATTGATCAACTTCGCCAAGATGTTCCATTCACCGCCAACGACTCGACCGACCAATCTGGACACGACATGGCAGAACAATCGATTCATGGAACAGATATCCACACTGACCGACCAGGTCAACCGAACAATCGAACAACGACTGATACCGACCAATCAGAACAATCGAACAACCGAAGAACGACCGATATCGATCACACCACCGCTGATTTTCCGAACCGGAACGACGCCACTTGCTTCACCGACACCGTCTAATCGAGAAAGATCGATCAGTACTTGCTTTGAGGCTATGCAAGAACATGCTAGCCTATCCGCTGAGAGAAGACGCCTAGAAGCCATTGAACGAGAGATGGCCCGACAAATCGAAGCCCTCCGTTCCCAGGAGGAAGCTGTCGCAGCTGCACGGCGCAAGCTGACAGCTCAAACACCGAGTTCGGTAGGATACGAATCCGGTTACGAATGGATCAACGACTTAGAATCGAAGCAGATACGCGAATTCCTGCTTACACTAAATGCTAGCGTTTCAGGAACCGAAGAATCTCGACGTGACCGACTATATCGTGCGCTACGAAGAAAGCGACACGCCGACACACCTTGGACAATCAACGACCAACCAGCAGCGATTACGACCGGGAACAATTATGAACAACGTCCACCGAACGAACCGAAGAACGAATCGATAAGAGAAGACACCGATTCTAGCAGTGGTTACTCATCGAGTGATTCAAAACGATCAACGACACCGACATCGAGTATTTCCTCGACACCGACATCGATAACACCTCCAGAAATGACACCGACAATACTGCCAAAATCGACACCGACTATATCGCCGATACCGACACCGACAACATCGCCAAATACGACATCGACAACATCGCAAACACCGATATCAAATCCATCGTCGAAATTAACATCGAATATACCGCCGAAAACGACATTGACATCGATTATATCGCCGACGACGACACCGACATCGAAAATGTCACCGAAATCGACTATACCGCCAAAATCGACACCGTATATATCGCCGAAACCGACAACATTACCGAAAACGACATCGACATCAATTATAACGCCGAAAACGACACCGACATCGAAAATATCGCCGACACCGAAATCGATTATATCGCCGAAACCGGCCCCGAGAAGCCGACGAGCCGATTTGAGACCGACAATCGAAATGAAGCGTCGTGGTAAGTGCTTCAATTGTCGACAAGCAGGTCATGGTCATCATGACTGCCCGAAACCACGCCGATCTGGATATTGCTGGTCCTGTGGTGCTGAAAACGGCCCAAACCCGACTTGCTGGACTTGCAACCGATACTGGTCAAGATCGAGGAATGACCAGGCCGAACAACGAATGCCGACCAACCGATTACCACCGAACGATAGACCGAACAACGACCGCCGATCCATCGACTACTACCGAACAAAGAACCGAACCGATCAAACGACCAACCGAACAAGCAAATCAGGTTACGAGGTTCAACCTGACGATCAAACCGGAAAACGACCACGAAGAACAACCACCGATCAACGCGAACAAATCGACCAAACACCTCGAAACCCCGTGTCAATGTCTGGGGGGAGGTTTTGTAACATGaggaaaattcgacatcgacccgtggtttaaaaattatttgaaataataaataattacccggTGAGCAACTTTTGGTGACATCTATGACGAAAAATTCCGACTTTGACCGAGCAAACGATCCAACGCATGGATTGAaacgagagatccgggatagacgccgaactgaac
This window of the Microplitis mediator isolate UGA2020A chromosome 8, iyMicMedi2.1, whole genome shotgun sequence genome carries:
- the LOC130673080 gene encoding sushi, von Willebrand factor type A, EGF and pentraxin domain-containing protein 1 isoform X2 is translated as MIFFIGFLIPVLGILQVQGTKCGHPAVPMNSKVSLSNDSLSAGTLATYTCDAGYELFGQSTTTCSNRGRWQGELPFCGTNVGFRKPANQSTTVRGGDASHGNDGDTGTEHDGKRCTETQNEPSPWWKVDLLKAYSVKVVRVTTRGCCGHQPLQDIEIRVGNSSAELQRNPLCAWFPGTIEEGITKTFMCARALVGQYVFLQLVGVEGSLSLCEVEIFATNEFSIDRCAHAGTPADADIAAFDSTCYEFIVTKGGSFQDARNYCKSRSGDLVHGFKGISSTFILNNLEKRKHKLKTQLVWIGAQKEPSITARTWRWVDGEIVQKPSWGKDQPNNYNGEQNCVVLDGGRNWLWNDVGCNLDYLHWICQSNPSSCGSPDKYENTTIIGTKKTIGSTIEYICPDGYMLIGNKSRACEVNGFWSGKPPTCKYVDCGTLPELDNGQVKLVNKRTTYGAIADYVCKENYTLIGDTTRRCGDGGIWSGHQPQCLFDWCPEPPEINGGLVTKTGKRAGSTATYTCQNGFILFGDNVLTCNVGGGWSGKAPQCKFVDCGAPAQIEYGEVNLLNKTTTVGSIAMYTCQDDYWLVGKPRHECTRDGKWSHQTPSCELITCEEPEVPNGSYVVGYDLNIHSSIEYHCEAGHLLNGEARHICQKNGEWSGRVPTCEYIDCGKVLPMLSGTVEYVNDTTHLGSEITYSCTKNYRLNGVSRRYCLDNGQWSDATPKCEEIRCPEPILAEHGILSVTGNDRMYGRTLVRTGTVENSNTGATSYKIGALAKYRCERGYKVVGEPLSTCEDNGKWSGEVPQCIFVDCGKPDNILHGDYTLTSNATYYGAAALYACNPNYELDGFARRQCLENGTWSAETPVCQEILCQDPEQVSPLSIQVSTHSIGGVAHYSCPRGYYMEGNDTRVCLQNSSWSGFIPACYPMDCKQPRAIENGRVIIVNSSTLYGGAAEYHCLPLFERVGPFLRKCLDTGLWSGEEPRCEMISNEIAEAQGVGTSVGIGAGVIIFILLILGLVYLRLRKATPVKNTENVQAAERKEDQNAAVMSYSSLNDNTNGRMYENVPEDGLYDSPYSGTGSTYGGQNGRRTYNRSGHYEVEPPPRNGITINGVTVR
- the LOC130673082 gene encoding serine/arginine repetitive matrix protein 2-like, whose product is MFHSPPTTRPTNLDTTWQNNRFMEQISTLTDQVNRTIEQRLIPTNQNNRTTEERPISITPPLIFRTGTTPLASPTPSNRERSISTCFEAMQEHASLSAERRRLEAIEREMARQIEALRSQEEAVAAARRKLTAQTPSSVGYESGYEWINDLESKQIREFLLTLNASVSGTEESRRDRLYRALRRKRHADTPWTINDQPAAITTGNNYEQRPPNEPKNESIREDTDSSSGYSSSDSKRSTTPTSSISSTPTSITPPEMTPTILPKSTPTISPIPTPTTSPNTTSTTSQTPISNPSSKLTSNIPPKTTLTSIISPTTTPTSKMSPKSTIPPKSTPYISPKPTTLPKTTSTSIITPKTTPTSKISPTPKSIISPKPAPRSRRADLRPTIEMKRRGKCFNCRQAGHGHHDCPKPRRSGYCWSCGAENGPNPTCWTCNRYWSRSRNDQAEQRMPTNRLPPNDRPNNDRRSIDYYRTKNRTDQTTNRTSKSGYEVQPDDQTGKRPRRTTTDQREQIDQTPRNPVSMSGGRFCNMRKIRHRPVV
- the LOC130673080 gene encoding sushi, von Willebrand factor type A, EGF and pentraxin domain-containing protein 1 isoform X1, which codes for MIFFIGFLIPVLGILQVQGTKCGHPAVPMNSKVSLSNDSLSAGTLATYTCDAGYELFGQSTTTCSNRGRWQGELPFCGTNVGFRKPANQSTTVRGGDASHGNDGDTGTEHDGKRCTETQNEPSPWWKVDLLKAYSVKVVRVTTRGCCGHQPLQDIEIRVGNSSAELQRNPLCAWFPGTIEEGITKTFMCARALVGQYVFLQLVGVEGSLSLCEVEIFATNEFSIDRCAHAGTPADADIAAFDSTCYEFIVTKGGSFQDARNYCKSRSGDLVHGFKGISSTFILNNLEKRKHKLKTQLVWIGAQKEPSITARTWRWVDGEIVQKPSWGKDQPNNYNGEQNCVVLDGGRNWLWNDVGCNLDYLHWICQSNPSSCGSPDKYENTTIIGTKKTIGSTIEYICPDGYMLIGNKSRACEVNGFWSGKPPTCKYVDCGTLPELDNGQVKLVNKRTTYGAIADYVCKENYTLIGDTTRRCGDGGIWSGHQPQCLFDWCPEPPEINGGLVTKTGKRAGSTATYTCQNGFILFGDNVLTCNVGGGWSGKAPQCKFVDCGAPAQIEYGEVNLLNKTTTVGSIAMYTCQDDYWLVGKPRHECTRDGKWSHQTPSCELITCEEPEVPNGSYVVGYDLNIHSSIEYHCEAGHLLNGEARHICQKNGEWSGRVPTCEYIDCGKVLPMLSGTVEYVNDTTHLGSEITYSCTKNYRLNGVSRRYCLDNGQWSDATPKCEEIRCPEPILAEHGILSVTGNDRMYGRTLVRTGTVENSNTGATSYKIGALAKYRCERGYKVVGEPLSTCEDNGKWSGEVPQCIFVDCGKPDNILHGDYTLTSNATYYGAAALYACNPNYELDGFARRQCLENGTWSAETPVCQEILCQDPEQVSPLSIQVSTHSIGGVAHYSCPRGYYMEGNDTRVCLQNSSWSGFIPACYPMDCKQPRAIENGRVIIVNSSTLYGGAAEYHCLPLFERVGPFLRKCLDTGLWSGEEPRCEMISNEIAEAQGVGTSVGIGAGVIIFILLILGLVYLRLRKATPVKNTENVQAAERKEDQNAAVMSYSSLNDNTNGRMYENVPEDGLYDSPYSGTGSTYGYSGQNGRRTYNRSGHYEVEPPPRNGITINGVTVR